In the genome of Takifugu rubripes chromosome 18, fTakRub1.2, whole genome shotgun sequence, one region contains:
- the LOC101074367 gene encoding zinc finger protein 502 isoform X2 — translation MLTKLEKLLPVPDLKQTTTWLGPAPSVEECVQTSVEELSAIFKLYKSSGLIKAPYGPSSTIGSCIMSALSIPPSHKTSISVRLESIHNYANILNPVAVVGAEQYSVLAVYADAAESGLDPDMMETTEVQLQTDFYEEEIVAASEDGRVEFTGFRTEEPSETLGVAKALETLSKAFALRKESIDQETLSEKINDGSGNGLDQEPETGRPVDKKTENIVEQEMEESQGPHMERMTDSGATLEENHVSLALHEETVPEMQQSLGSVNARRSSRLQTKSLPNQQEPWTNNNSTGEITQDPKMSKADLSHSVIAVKGSSNGDSDSVTSIIFTCSQCPFHPVDKSSPPHFHMQTLHTEEYKNLTRSGQKFTPSPSSTDEIFTSIKLFSVGHPEESEAETERDKVGQSDNPRKLGAPDSPGRRKALSCETCGKTFTRTSDVRRHQLTHTGERPFHCSLCERTFQHSWDLAKHQSKHRGAAVSFSCQLCRSSFANLRTLTVHHKRVHSLESQLPCICSICSQNFPTLSDLMEHKKSHVSSKQYVCQQCNEGFDSLLARSLHRQLHQVKRQFKCPHCDKTFTRRSDVKRHLSSHTGERPYQCDQCSKRFSLRFMLMKHLRVHTGERPFQCSHCPKRFTLVSVLARHERMHTGEKPFLCSQCGKSFLSQGELSKHHRSHVDDKPYACPQCDKRFKSKKTQQEHIISHAGARPFPCTYCGKGFAKPYALTRHNLIHTGERPFPCGHCKKSFLTLSEAQLHQRIHTGERPYPCGVCPLKFKSSSELARHKRSHSGQRPAKPQCEQCAKTFPSKVKLRKHMETHREAGEASSVELLQPEESTS, via the exons ATGCTCACAAAACTGGAAAAGCTGCTTCCTGTACCAGATTTGAAACAG ACTACGACCTGGCTCGGCCCCGCCCCTTCTGTGGAGGAATGCGTTCAAACCTCAGTCGAGGAACTGAGCGCGATCTTCAAGCTGTACAAAAGTTCAGGACTAATCAAGGCGCCAT ACGGTCCTTCATCCACTATCGGCAGCTGCATCATGTCTGCTTTATCCATTCCTCCATCACACAAGACCAGTATCTCGGTCCGATTGGAGTCGATCCATAACTACGCCAATATTCTAAACCCCGTCGCTGTAGTTGGAGCGGAACAGTACAGCGTTCTGGCCGTCTACGCTGACGCAGCAGAATCTGGCCTGGACCCAGACATGATGGAGACGACCGAAGTGCAGCTTCAGACAGATTTTTATGAGGAAGAGATAGTGGCTGCCAGTGAAGATGGTCGAGTCGAATTTACCGGTTTCAGGACAGAAGAACCCAGCGAGACGTTGGGAGTCGCCAAAGCTCTGGAGACTCTCAGCAAAGCCTTCGCCCTACGGAAGGAGAGCATCGATCAAGAAACACTGTCAGAAAAGATTAATGATGGGTCGGGAAACGGACTGGACCAAGAACCAGAAACTGGACGCCCAGTGGataagaaaacagaaaacattgttgagcaggagatggaggagtcTCAAGGCCCACACATGGAAAGAATGACAGATTCTGGGGCGACCCTGGAAGAGAACCATGTTTCTCTTGCTCTCCACGAGGAGACGGTTCCTGAGATGCAACAGTCCCTCGGCTCGGTCAACGCACGGCGATCCTCGCGTCTACAAACAAAGTCTTTGCCCAACCAGCAGGAGCCGTGGACAAACAACAACTCAACCGGAGAAATAACCCAAGATCCAAAAAT gagcaaagctgATCTGTCCCACTCTGTTATAGCTGTCAAAGGAAGCAGCAATG GGGATTCTGACTCGGTGACGTCCATTATCTTCACCTGCTCGCAGTGTCCCTTTCACCCCGTGGACAAAAGCAGCCCTCCTCACTTCCACATGCAGACCCTTCACACCGAGGAGTACAAGAATTTGACACGGTCGGGGCAGAAATTCACACCCTCTCCTTCCAGCACCGACGAAATTTTCACGTCGATCAAGCTTTTCTCTGTGGGACACCCAGAAGAGAGCGAAGCAGAAACTGAACGGGACAAAGTGGGACAGTCAGACAATCCAAGGAAACTCGGGGCGCCTGACTCCCCAGGCAGGCGAAAGGCCCTGTCTTGTGAAACCTGCGGCAAGACGTTCACCCGGACCTCTGACGTCCGGAGACACCAGCTCACCCACACTGGGGAGAGACCGTTCCACTGCTCGCTGTGCGAGCGAACCTTCCAGCACTCGTGGGACCTGGCCAAGCATCAGAGCAAACATCGCGGCGCAGCTGTTTCCTTCTCCTGCCAGCTCTGTCGGAGCTCCTTCGCCAACCTGCGCACGCTGACCGTCCACCACAAGAGAGTTCACTCGCTGGAGAGCCAGCTTCCCTgcatctgctccatctgcagCCAGAATTTCCCCACACTCTCCGACCTAATGGAGCACAAGAAGTCTCACGTCTCCAGCAAGCAGTACGTCTGCCAGCAGTGCAACGAAGGGTTCGACTCGCTGCTGGCGCGCTCCCTGCATCGACAGTTGCATCAGGTCAAGCGGCAATTTAAGTGCCCGCACTGCGATAAGACGTTTACCCGGCGGTCCGATGTAAAGAGGCACCTGTCCAGCCACACCGGGGAGAGGCCTTACCAGTGTGACCAGTGCAGCAAGCGCTTCTCGCTCCGCTTCATGCTCATGAAACACCTCCGTGTTCACACTGGAGAGAGGCCTTTCCAGTGCTCCCATTGCCCCAAGAGGTTCACCCTGGTGTCAGTGCTGGCCAGACACGAGAGGATGCACACCGGGGAGAAACCTTTCCTTTGCTCCCAGTGTGGGAAGAGCTTTTTGTCGCAGGGCGAACTCTCCAAACATCACCGGTCGCACGTGGACGACAAGCCCTACGCCTGTCCCCAGTGTGATAAAAGGTTCAAAAGCAAGAAAACCCAACAGGAACACATCATCTCCCACGCCGGCGCCCGCCCGTTCCCCTGCACCTACTGCGGGAAGGGCTTCGCCAAACCGTACGCGCTGACCAGGCACAATCTGATCCACACGGGAGAGCGGCCTTTCCCCTGCGGACACTGCAAGAAGTCCTTCCTGACCCTCAGCGAGGCTCAGCTGCACCAGCGCATCCACACGGGGGAGAGGCCGTACCCCTGCGGCGTGTGCCCGCTCAAGTT
- the LOC101074367 gene encoding zinc finger protein 432 isoform X1, translating to MEVLGSTGKSNEPSIPLSSLRLLVPPVQLLSAAMWRLAKQNDVMSYEKLQEFVFMVTEAIPGLMNQRQRAQLILGLRARLILELCKGSARGSVDSQAIQSYLSKFPMASADPDYRDSEVKTTESTFIALVQSLLKDPAERAYFFQEVFPVQYGSQYDAALHVLLWEMLTKLEKLLPVPDLKQTTTWLGPAPSVEECVQTSVEELSAIFKLYKSSGLIKAPYGPSSTIGSCIMSALSIPPSHKTSISVRLESIHNYANILNPVAVVGAEQYSVLAVYADAAESGLDPDMMETTEVQLQTDFYEEEIVAASEDGRVEFTGFRTEEPSETLGVAKALETLSKAFALRKESIDQETLSEKINDGSGNGLDQEPETGRPVDKKTENIVEQEMEESQGPHMERMTDSGATLEENHVSLALHEETVPEMQQSLGSVNARRSSRLQTKSLPNQQEPWTNNNSTGEITQDPKMSKADLSHSVIAVKGSSNGDSDSVTSIIFTCSQCPFHPVDKSSPPHFHMQTLHTEEYKNLTRSGQKFTPSPSSTDEIFTSIKLFSVGHPEESEAETERDKVGQSDNPRKLGAPDSPGRRKALSCETCGKTFTRTSDVRRHQLTHTGERPFHCSLCERTFQHSWDLAKHQSKHRGAAVSFSCQLCRSSFANLRTLTVHHKRVHSLESQLPCICSICSQNFPTLSDLMEHKKSHVSSKQYVCQQCNEGFDSLLARSLHRQLHQVKRQFKCPHCDKTFTRRSDVKRHLSSHTGERPYQCDQCSKRFSLRFMLMKHLRVHTGERPFQCSHCPKRFTLVSVLARHERMHTGEKPFLCSQCGKSFLSQGELSKHHRSHVDDKPYACPQCDKRFKSKKTQQEHIISHAGARPFPCTYCGKGFAKPYALTRHNLIHTGERPFPCGHCKKSFLTLSEAQLHQRIHTGERPYPCGVCPLKFKSSSELARHKRSHSGQRPAKPQCEQCAKTFPSKVKLRKHMETHREAGEASSVELLQPEESTS from the exons ATGGAGGTGTTGGGATCTACAGGGAAATCAAATG AGCCAAGCAtacctctttcttctcttcgcCTCTTGGTGCCCCCAGTACAGCTCCTCTCGGCTGCCATGTGGCGGCTGGCCAAGCAAAATGATGTGATGAGTTATGAGAAACTCCAGGAGTTTGTGTTCATGGTGACTGAGGCGATCCCTGGACTGATGaaccagagacagagagccCAGCTCATCCTGGGTCTGAGAGCAAGG TTGATTCTGGAGCTTTGCAAAGGCTCAGCTCGGGGTTCTGTCGATTCTCAAGCGATCCAGAGCTATTTGAGTAAATTTCCGATGGCGTCTGCAGACCCAGAC TACAGGGATTCTGAGGTGAAGACAACAGAGTCCACTTTTATTGCTCTTGTTCAGAGCCTGCTGAAGGACCCAGCAGAGAGAGCATACTTTTTCCAG GAGGTGTTTCCTGTGCAATATGGATCGCAGTatgatgctgctctgcatgTGTTGCTCTGGGAGATGCTCACAAAACTGGAAAAGCTGCTTCCTGTACCAGATTTGAAACAG ACTACGACCTGGCTCGGCCCCGCCCCTTCTGTGGAGGAATGCGTTCAAACCTCAGTCGAGGAACTGAGCGCGATCTTCAAGCTGTACAAAAGTTCAGGACTAATCAAGGCGCCAT ACGGTCCTTCATCCACTATCGGCAGCTGCATCATGTCTGCTTTATCCATTCCTCCATCACACAAGACCAGTATCTCGGTCCGATTGGAGTCGATCCATAACTACGCCAATATTCTAAACCCCGTCGCTGTAGTTGGAGCGGAACAGTACAGCGTTCTGGCCGTCTACGCTGACGCAGCAGAATCTGGCCTGGACCCAGACATGATGGAGACGACCGAAGTGCAGCTTCAGACAGATTTTTATGAGGAAGAGATAGTGGCTGCCAGTGAAGATGGTCGAGTCGAATTTACCGGTTTCAGGACAGAAGAACCCAGCGAGACGTTGGGAGTCGCCAAAGCTCTGGAGACTCTCAGCAAAGCCTTCGCCCTACGGAAGGAGAGCATCGATCAAGAAACACTGTCAGAAAAGATTAATGATGGGTCGGGAAACGGACTGGACCAAGAACCAGAAACTGGACGCCCAGTGGataagaaaacagaaaacattgttgagcaggagatggaggagtcTCAAGGCCCACACATGGAAAGAATGACAGATTCTGGGGCGACCCTGGAAGAGAACCATGTTTCTCTTGCTCTCCACGAGGAGACGGTTCCTGAGATGCAACAGTCCCTCGGCTCGGTCAACGCACGGCGATCCTCGCGTCTACAAACAAAGTCTTTGCCCAACCAGCAGGAGCCGTGGACAAACAACAACTCAACCGGAGAAATAACCCAAGATCCAAAAAT gagcaaagctgATCTGTCCCACTCTGTTATAGCTGTCAAAGGAAGCAGCAATG GGGATTCTGACTCGGTGACGTCCATTATCTTCACCTGCTCGCAGTGTCCCTTTCACCCCGTGGACAAAAGCAGCCCTCCTCACTTCCACATGCAGACCCTTCACACCGAGGAGTACAAGAATTTGACACGGTCGGGGCAGAAATTCACACCCTCTCCTTCCAGCACCGACGAAATTTTCACGTCGATCAAGCTTTTCTCTGTGGGACACCCAGAAGAGAGCGAAGCAGAAACTGAACGGGACAAAGTGGGACAGTCAGACAATCCAAGGAAACTCGGGGCGCCTGACTCCCCAGGCAGGCGAAAGGCCCTGTCTTGTGAAACCTGCGGCAAGACGTTCACCCGGACCTCTGACGTCCGGAGACACCAGCTCACCCACACTGGGGAGAGACCGTTCCACTGCTCGCTGTGCGAGCGAACCTTCCAGCACTCGTGGGACCTGGCCAAGCATCAGAGCAAACATCGCGGCGCAGCTGTTTCCTTCTCCTGCCAGCTCTGTCGGAGCTCCTTCGCCAACCTGCGCACGCTGACCGTCCACCACAAGAGAGTTCACTCGCTGGAGAGCCAGCTTCCCTgcatctgctccatctgcagCCAGAATTTCCCCACACTCTCCGACCTAATGGAGCACAAGAAGTCTCACGTCTCCAGCAAGCAGTACGTCTGCCAGCAGTGCAACGAAGGGTTCGACTCGCTGCTGGCGCGCTCCCTGCATCGACAGTTGCATCAGGTCAAGCGGCAATTTAAGTGCCCGCACTGCGATAAGACGTTTACCCGGCGGTCCGATGTAAAGAGGCACCTGTCCAGCCACACCGGGGAGAGGCCTTACCAGTGTGACCAGTGCAGCAAGCGCTTCTCGCTCCGCTTCATGCTCATGAAACACCTCCGTGTTCACACTGGAGAGAGGCCTTTCCAGTGCTCCCATTGCCCCAAGAGGTTCACCCTGGTGTCAGTGCTGGCCAGACACGAGAGGATGCACACCGGGGAGAAACCTTTCCTTTGCTCCCAGTGTGGGAAGAGCTTTTTGTCGCAGGGCGAACTCTCCAAACATCACCGGTCGCACGTGGACGACAAGCCCTACGCCTGTCCCCAGTGTGATAAAAGGTTCAAAAGCAAGAAAACCCAACAGGAACACATCATCTCCCACGCCGGCGCCCGCCCGTTCCCCTGCACCTACTGCGGGAAGGGCTTCGCCAAACCGTACGCGCTGACCAGGCACAATCTGATCCACACGGGAGAGCGGCCTTTCCCCTGCGGACACTGCAAGAAGTCCTTCCTGACCCTCAGCGAGGCTCAGCTGCACCAGCGCATCCACACGGGGGAGAGGCCGTACCCCTGCGGCGTGTGCCCGCTCAAGTT